Proteins from one Chaetodon auriga isolate fChaAug3 chromosome 19, fChaAug3.hap1, whole genome shotgun sequence genomic window:
- the grk5 gene encoding G protein-coupled receptor kinase 5: MEIESMVANSALIKAREGGGSKGRSWKWKEMLRFPQISQCVDLAMNIERDYDSLCVKQPIGKKLFQLFCRSRPDLQNYTSLLDALDAFETKSDEERRDFGISIIQRFLMSQSKQCVSALLKHAESSIRRLELDPCGDVFQDCREDLHKLLCGEPFIQYQDSMFFDRFLQWKMLERQPITKQTFRQYRLLGKGGFGEVWACQVRATGMMYACKKLDKTHVKKRRGEAMALNEKQILEGLDSRFVVNLAYAYETKHSLCMVLTMMSGGDLRYHIYNMGVPGLDRDRVRFYAAEVCCGLTHLHHKSIIYRDLKPENILLDDSGHIRISDLGLAVRLSEGKLVRGKVGTLGYMAPEVVGYQYYGVSADWWGLGCLVYEMTAGQPPFRARGEHPKPPEMERRIQTEQEEYSDKFSRELKDLCSSLLTKDPQQRLGCRMSGGREVRSHPFFQKINFRMLEGGLVEPPFKPDPRLVYCSDVQDIEEFSTVKGVTLDHTDSDFYNQFNTGSVPITWQNEVIETGCFRELNTFGPEGSRSPDLDWSQTPESPKRSLLDRIFRRHHPADTADESRQSLVSNETYMESGLLSTTL, translated from the exons atggaGATCGAAAGCATGGTAGCAAACAGCGCACTGATTAAAGCCAGAGAAG gcgGAGGGAGTAAAGGCCGAAGCTGGAAGTGGAAAGAGATGCTTCGCTTCCCTCAGATCAGTCAGTGTGTGGACCTGGCCATGAACATAG AGAGAGACTACGACAGCCTGTGTGTGAAGCAGCCGATTGGCAAGAAGCTGTTTCAGCTCTTCTGTCGGAGCCGGCCTGATCTGCAGAACTACACGTCCCTCCTGGATGCTTTG GACGCCTTTGAGACAAAGTCGGACGAGGAAAGGAGAGATTTTGGCATCAGCATCATTCAGAGATTCCTCATGAGTCAG TCCAAGCAGTGTGTGTCCGCCCTGCTGAAGCATGCAGAGAGCAGCATCAGACGTCTGGAGCTCGATCCCTGCGGGGACGTCTTTCAGGACTGCAGGGA AGACCTGCATAAGCTCCTGTGCGGAGAGCCCTTCATCCAGTACCAGGACAGCATGTTCTTTGACCGTTTCCTGCAGTGGAAGATGCTGGAGAG GCAGCCCATCACCAAGCAGACGTTCAGGCAGTACAGACTGCTGGGAAAAGGAGGCTTTGGGGAG gtgtgggCTTGCCAGGTGAGAGCCACGGGGATGATGTACGCCTGCAAGAAGCTGGACAAGACCCACGTGAAGAAGAGGCGAGGAGAGGCCATGGCTCTGAATGAGAAGCAGATCCTGGAGGGGCTGGACAGCCGGTTTGTG GTGAACCTGGCGTACGCTTACGAGACCAAACACTCCCTCTGCATGGTGCTGACCATGATGAGCGGCGGCGACTTGAGGTATCATATTTATAACATGGGAGTTCCCGgcctggacagagacagagtgcgGTTCTACGCTGCAGAGGTCTGCTGTGGTTTGACTCACCTCCACCATAAGTCAATAATATATCG ggATCTGAAACCAGAGAACATTCTGCTGGATGACAGCG GACACATCCGCATCTCTGACTTGGGCCTGGCGGTGAGGCTGTCTGAGGGGAAGCTGGTGCGAGGCAAGGTGGGCACGCTGGGCTACATGG CTCCGGAGGTGGTCGGCTACCAGTACTACGGGGTGAGCGCTGACTGGTGGGGCCTCGGCTGCCTGGTTTACGAAATGACTGCAGGGCAGCCGCCGTTCCGGGCCCGAGGAGAGCATCCCAAACCcccagagatggagaggaggattcAGACGGAACAGGAGGAATACAGCGACAAGttcagcagagagctgaaggaCCTCTGCTCTTCG CTGTTGACCAAAGACCCCCAGCAGAGGCTGGGCTGCCGGATGTCAGGAGGCAGAGAGGTACGGTCGCATCCCTTCTTCCAAAAAATCAACTTCAGGATGCTGGAGGGAGGACTGGTCGAGCCTCCGTTTAAACCAGAC CCCAGACTGGTGTACTGCAGCGACGTGCAGGACATCGAGGAGTTCTCCACAGTGAAGGGGGTCACTCTGGACCACACGGACAGCGACTTCTACAACCAGTTCAACACGGGCAGCGTTCCCATCACCTGGCAAAACGAG gtgaTCGAGACGGGCTGTTTCAGGGAGCTCAACACTTTCGGCCCAGAGGGATCTCGATCTCCGGACCTGGACTGGTCCCAGACCCCCGAGAGCCCCAAACGCAGCCTGCTGGACCGGATCTTCCGCAGACAC catcctgcagacacGGCGGATGAGAGCCGGCAGAGTTTGGTGTCCAACGAGACGTACATGGAGTCTGGACTGCTCAGCACCACCCTGTGA
- the scarb1 gene encoding scavenger receptor class B member 1 isoform X1 translates to MAINKSKVAVGLIVAGVITVFLGTVLVFVGPIIIDDQIVKNTMIDPKNHMSYTMWKDVPVPFFMSVYFFHILNPLEILDGEKPMVEQRGPYVYRKRIQKDNITFHPNHTVSYREYRQYYFEPSMSAGSESDNVTIPNMLVLGAAAMLEKKSVFVRMAASAAFTSFGEEAFVTKTVGELMWGYDSQLVDFLNTMLPGMLPISGKFGLFAEFNNSNTGLFTIFTGQDDIRNVHKVDSWNGLTQLDYWQTPQCNMINGTAGQMWPPFMTEESTLPFYSPDACRSLELVYQRPGELKGIPLFRFVAPKTLFANGADYAPNEGFCPCRQSGLLNVSSCRHNSSVFISHPHFFNGDPALLDFVQGLNPNEEEHGLFIDIHPQTGVPLNVSIRLQLNILMKKVTGISQTGKISEVVMPMIWFEESGYIDGPILTMFHTNLVILPTVMEYMQYGFIALGLATVVIAAVFLHRVKRETCDGSAASDGSTSTSTGEKDPLLQDDID, encoded by the exons ATGGCAATCAATAAATCCAAAGTGGCCGTTGGGCTGATAGTAGCGGGGGTCATAACGGTGTTTCTGGGGACGGTTCTTGTGTTTGTGGGACCAATAATCATCGACGACCAGATAGTGAAG AACACCATGATCGACCCAAAGAACCACATGTCCTACACCATGTGGAAGGACGTTCCCGTGCCCTTCTTCATGTCCGTCTACTTCTTCCACATCCTCAACCCTCTGGAGATCCTGGATGGAGAGAAGCCCATGGTGGAGCAGAGGGGACCTTATGTGTACAG GAAGCGCATCCAGAAAGACAACATCACCTTTCACCCCAACCACACAGTGTCCTACAGGGAGTACAGACAGTACTACTTTGAGCCGTCCATGTCTGCAGGCAGCGAGTCCGATAATGTCACGATTCCAAACATGTTGGTGCTG GGCGCAGCAGCGATGCTGGAAAAGAAGTCCGTGTTTGTACGCATGGCCGCCAGCGCCGCCTTCACGTCTTTCGGTGAGGAGGCCTTCGTTACCAAGACAGTCGGGGAGCTGATGTGGGGCTACGACAGCCAGCTGGTGGATTTCCTCAATACAATGTTACCCGGCATGCTGCCCATATCGGGGAAGTTTGGCCTCTTTGCTGAG TTCAACAACTCCAACACCGGCCTGTTCACCATCTTCACCGGACAAGACGACATCAGGAACGTCCACAAAGTCGACTCCTGGAACGGGCTGACGCAG CTGGACTACTGGCAGACTCCTCAGTGCAACATGATCAACGGAACAGCTGGACAGATGTGGCCTCCCTTCATGACTGAAGAGAGCACTTTACCTTTCTACAGCCCTGACGCCTGCAG GTCTTTGGAGCTCGTGTACCAGCGGCCCGGCGAGTTGAAGGGTATCCCTCTGTTTCGATTCGTTGCACCCAAAACCCTCTTCGCCAACGGGGCAGACTACGCCCCCAACGAGGGCTTCTGCCCCTGCAGACAGTCCGGGCTGCTGAACGTCAGCAGCTGCCGCCACA ACTCGTCAGTCTTCATCTCTCATCCTCACTTCTTCAACGGCGATCCCGCGCTGCTGGACTTCGTGCAGGGCCTTAATCCAAACGAGGAAGAGCACGGCCTCTTCATCGACATCCACCCG CAAACGGGCGTCCCGCTGAACGTGTCCATCCGCCTGCAGCTCAACATCTTAATGAAGAAAGTGACAGGAATTTC ACAAACTGGCAAGATTTCTGAGGTGGTGATGCCGATGATCTGGTTCGAGGAG agcgGCTACATCGACGGCCCCATCCTCACCATGTTCCACACAAACCTGGTCATCCTGCCGACTGTGATGGAGTACATGCAGTACGGCTTCATCGCCCTCGGCCTGGCGACGGTCGTCATCGCCGCCGTGTTCCTTCACCGAGTGAAG
- the scarb1 gene encoding scavenger receptor class B member 1 isoform X2, translating into MAINKSKVAVGLIVAGVITVFLGTVLVFVGPIIIDDQIVKNTMIDPKNHMSYTMWKDVPVPFFMSVYFFHILNPLEILDGEKPMVEQRGPYVYRKRIQKDNITFHPNHTVSYREYRQYYFEPSMSAGSESDNVTIPNMLVLGAAAMLEKKSVFVRMAASAAFTSFGEEAFVTKTVGELMWGYDSQLVDFLNTMLPGMLPISGKFGLFAEFNNSNTGLFTIFTGQDDIRNVHKVDSWNGLTQLDYWQTPQCNMINGTAGQMWPPFMTEESTLPFYSPDACRSLELVYQRPGELKGIPLFRFVAPKTLFANGADYAPNEGFCPCRQSGLLNVSSCRHNSSVFISHPHFFNGDPALLDFVQGLNPNEEEHGLFIDIHPQTGVPLNVSIRLQLNILMKKVTGISQTGKISEVVMPMIWFEESGYIDGPILTMFHTNLVILPTVMEYMQYGFIALGLATVVIAAVFLHRVKDTDKELIAGSHDHETKEKYVMNNSERDM; encoded by the exons ATGGCAATCAATAAATCCAAAGTGGCCGTTGGGCTGATAGTAGCGGGGGTCATAACGGTGTTTCTGGGGACGGTTCTTGTGTTTGTGGGACCAATAATCATCGACGACCAGATAGTGAAG AACACCATGATCGACCCAAAGAACCACATGTCCTACACCATGTGGAAGGACGTTCCCGTGCCCTTCTTCATGTCCGTCTACTTCTTCCACATCCTCAACCCTCTGGAGATCCTGGATGGAGAGAAGCCCATGGTGGAGCAGAGGGGACCTTATGTGTACAG GAAGCGCATCCAGAAAGACAACATCACCTTTCACCCCAACCACACAGTGTCCTACAGGGAGTACAGACAGTACTACTTTGAGCCGTCCATGTCTGCAGGCAGCGAGTCCGATAATGTCACGATTCCAAACATGTTGGTGCTG GGCGCAGCAGCGATGCTGGAAAAGAAGTCCGTGTTTGTACGCATGGCCGCCAGCGCCGCCTTCACGTCTTTCGGTGAGGAGGCCTTCGTTACCAAGACAGTCGGGGAGCTGATGTGGGGCTACGACAGCCAGCTGGTGGATTTCCTCAATACAATGTTACCCGGCATGCTGCCCATATCGGGGAAGTTTGGCCTCTTTGCTGAG TTCAACAACTCCAACACCGGCCTGTTCACCATCTTCACCGGACAAGACGACATCAGGAACGTCCACAAAGTCGACTCCTGGAACGGGCTGACGCAG CTGGACTACTGGCAGACTCCTCAGTGCAACATGATCAACGGAACAGCTGGACAGATGTGGCCTCCCTTCATGACTGAAGAGAGCACTTTACCTTTCTACAGCCCTGACGCCTGCAG GTCTTTGGAGCTCGTGTACCAGCGGCCCGGCGAGTTGAAGGGTATCCCTCTGTTTCGATTCGTTGCACCCAAAACCCTCTTCGCCAACGGGGCAGACTACGCCCCCAACGAGGGCTTCTGCCCCTGCAGACAGTCCGGGCTGCTGAACGTCAGCAGCTGCCGCCACA ACTCGTCAGTCTTCATCTCTCATCCTCACTTCTTCAACGGCGATCCCGCGCTGCTGGACTTCGTGCAGGGCCTTAATCCAAACGAGGAAGAGCACGGCCTCTTCATCGACATCCACCCG CAAACGGGCGTCCCGCTGAACGTGTCCATCCGCCTGCAGCTCAACATCTTAATGAAGAAAGTGACAGGAATTTC ACAAACTGGCAAGATTTCTGAGGTGGTGATGCCGATGATCTGGTTCGAGGAG agcgGCTACATCGACGGCCCCATCCTCACCATGTTCCACACAAACCTGGTCATCCTGCCGACTGTGATGGAGTACATGCAGTACGGCTTCATCGCCCTCGGCCTGGCGACGGTCGTCATCGCCGCCGTGTTCCTTCACCGAGTGAAG GACACCGATAAAGAGCTGATAGCAGGTTCACATGACCATGAAACGAAGGAGAAATATGTCATGAATAATTCAG